One window of the Candidatus Nanopelagicales bacterium genome contains the following:
- the lepB gene encoding signal peptidase I, whose protein sequence is MPFWLELPLLLLVAFGLAFLVKAFLVQAFYIPSGSMEDTLQIGDRVFVNKLVYRFRPIERGDIVVFNGVDSFTPEITVAEPSNPVSAVLQELGRAIGVAPPDERDFIKRVIGVAGDRVTCCDAEGRITVNGVPLDEGGYLYPGDSPSDEAFDVVVPEGKLWVMGDHRSASSDSRAHQGDPGGGFVPVDRVLGRAFVVVWPFDHAQVLEIPATFEQPALAGTG, encoded by the coding sequence ATGCCGTTCTGGCTCGAGCTGCCGCTACTGCTGCTCGTCGCCTTCGGCCTGGCGTTCCTGGTGAAGGCGTTCCTGGTCCAGGCGTTCTACATCCCGTCCGGGTCCATGGAGGACACCCTCCAGATCGGGGACCGGGTCTTCGTCAACAAGCTCGTCTACCGGTTCCGGCCGATCGAGCGCGGCGACATCGTGGTGTTCAACGGGGTGGACTCGTTCACCCCGGAGATCACGGTGGCGGAGCCGAGCAACCCGGTGAGCGCGGTCCTGCAGGAGCTCGGTCGCGCGATCGGGGTCGCTCCGCCGGACGAGCGCGACTTCATCAAGCGGGTCATCGGGGTGGCCGGCGACCGTGTCACCTGCTGCGACGCCGAGGGCCGCATCACCGTCAACGGCGTGCCGCTCGACGAGGGCGGCTACCTGTACCCCGGCGACTCGCCCAGCGACGAAGCGTTCGACGTGGTGGTGCCGGAGGGCAAACTGTGGGTCATGGGTGACCACCGCTCGGCGTCCTCGGACTCCCGGGCCCACCAGGGCGACCCGGGCGGCGGGTTCGTCCCGGTCGACCGGGTCCTCGGCCGGGCCTTCGTGGTGGTCTGGCCGTTCGACCACGCGCAGGTCCTGGAGATCCCCGCGACGTTCGAGCAGCCCGCGCTGGCCGGGACGGGCTGA
- the rplS gene encoding 50S ribosomal protein L19: MHTLDSVDAASLRSDIPDFRPGDTVKVHVKVVEGNRSRIQVFQGVVIRRSGGGVRETFTVRKVSFGVGVERTFPVHSPIIEKVELVSRGDVRRAKLYYLRDLRGKAAKIKEKRETPKAETAEA, encoded by the coding sequence ATGCACACCCTCGACTCCGTCGACGCAGCCTCCCTGCGCTCCGACATCCCCGACTTCCGCCCCGGTGACACCGTGAAGGTGCACGTCAAGGTGGTGGAGGGCAACCGCTCCCGCATCCAGGTCTTCCAGGGCGTCGTGATCCGCCGGTCCGGTGGCGGCGTGCGCGAGACGTTCACCGTCCGCAAGGTCAGCTTCGGCGTCGGCGTCGAGCGCACCTTCCCGGTGCACTCGCCGATCATCGAGAAGGTCGAGCTGGTCAGCCGCGGCGACGTGCGCCGCGCGAAGCTGTACTACCTGCGCGACCTGCGCGGCAAGGCCGCCAAGATCAAGGAGAAGCGCGAGACCCCGAAGGCCGAGACCGCCGAGGCCTGA
- the trmD gene encoding tRNA (guanosine(37)-N1)-methyltransferase TrmD, which produces MRIDVVTIFPDYLRPLDLSLVGKARADGLLDIRVHDLRDHTHDRHRTVDDTPYGGGPGMVMRPEPWGEVLDQLLAEAQPGREPVLIVPTPSGVPFTQRTATAYAAIPWLVLACGRYEGIDQRVVDHYRTRVRVDEVSIGDYVLAGGEAAALVVVEAVARLVPGVLGNAESVADDSFAEGEMAALVEGPVYTKPPVWRGYEVPDVLMSGHHGRIAQWRRERALDRTARHRPDLAGDG; this is translated from the coding sequence GTGCGCATCGACGTCGTCACGATCTTCCCCGACTACCTGCGCCCGCTGGACCTGTCGCTGGTCGGCAAGGCCCGCGCCGACGGACTGCTCGACATCCGGGTGCACGACCTGCGCGACCACACCCACGACCGCCACCGCACCGTCGACGACACTCCCTACGGCGGCGGCCCGGGCATGGTCATGCGGCCCGAGCCGTGGGGCGAGGTGCTGGACCAGCTCCTCGCCGAGGCGCAGCCGGGGCGCGAGCCGGTCCTCATCGTCCCCACCCCGTCCGGCGTCCCGTTCACCCAGCGCACCGCCACCGCGTACGCCGCGATCCCCTGGCTGGTGCTCGCCTGCGGCCGGTACGAGGGCATCGACCAACGGGTGGTTGACCACTACCGCACCCGTGTCCGCGTCGACGAGGTCTCGATCGGCGACTACGTGCTCGCCGGGGGCGAGGCCGCGGCGCTGGTCGTCGTCGAGGCGGTGGCGCGGCTGGTGCCGGGCGTGCTCGGCAACGCCGAGAGCGTCGCGGACGACTCCTTCGCCGAGGGTGAGATGGCTGCGCTGGTCGAGGGGCCGGTCTACACCAAGCCGCCGGTCTGGCGCGGGTACGAGGTCCCCGACGTGCTCATGTCCGGCCACCACGGCCGCATCGCGCAGTGGCGTCGCGAGCGGGCCCTGGACCGCACGGCCCGGCACCGCCCGGACCTGGCCGGCGACGGCTGA
- the lepB gene encoding signal peptidase I translates to MAEPVRPDEEAADRPARPVPGESSDVTASTATTDDAAHGRHRAERERSGWGAALRELGIVVVAALVLSVVVRLFLVQAFFVPSASMENTLLPDDRILASKITTRFTGVHRGEVVVFRDPGGWLPPPPPKPGGVSGAIRSALEFVGLLPTDTGQDLVKRVIGIGGDRVQCCDAQGRIVLNGVPLDETYLKPGGGTDQVRFDVVVPADSMFVMGDNRGDSRDSRYHLEVDNGAVPTDQVVGRVFLVVWPFSRFSTVTIPDIYGNPALDRQGVGSDTSQEPSPAAPS, encoded by the coding sequence GTGGCCGAGCCGGTACGCCCCGACGAGGAGGCGGCCGACCGACCCGCCCGCCCCGTCCCGGGGGAGTCGTCCGACGTGACCGCGTCCACCGCCACAACCGACGATGCCGCCCACGGCCGGCACCGCGCGGAGCGTGAGCGCTCCGGCTGGGGTGCGGCGCTGCGCGAGCTCGGCATCGTGGTCGTCGCCGCGCTGGTGCTGTCGGTGGTCGTCCGGCTGTTCCTGGTGCAGGCGTTCTTCGTGCCGTCCGCGTCCATGGAGAACACCCTCCTGCCCGACGACCGGATCCTCGCCAGCAAGATCACAACCCGGTTCACCGGCGTGCACCGCGGGGAGGTGGTCGTGTTCCGCGACCCCGGCGGCTGGCTGCCGCCCCCGCCGCCGAAGCCCGGCGGGGTGTCGGGGGCGATCCGCTCCGCACTGGAGTTCGTCGGGCTGCTGCCCACCGACACCGGCCAGGACCTGGTCAAGCGTGTCATCGGGATCGGCGGCGACCGGGTCCAGTGCTGTGACGCCCAGGGGCGCATCGTGCTCAACGGAGTACCGCTGGACGAGACGTACCTCAAGCCCGGCGGCGGCACCGACCAGGTCCGCTTCGACGTGGTCGTGCCCGCGGACTCGATGTTCGTGATGGGGGACAACCGAGGCGACTCGCGCGACTCCCGCTACCACCTCGAGGTGGACAACGGGGCGGTCCCCACCGACCAGGTCGTCGGCCGGGTGTTCCTGGTCGTGTGGCCGTTCAGCCGGTTCTCCACCGTCACGATCCCGGACATCTACGGCAACCCGGCGCTGGACCGTCAGGGCGTCGGGTCGGACACGAGCCAGGAGCCGTCGCCGGCAGCGCCGTCCTAG